A section of the Apostichopus japonicus isolate 1M-3 chromosome 1, ASM3797524v1, whole genome shotgun sequence genome encodes:
- the LOC139965959 gene encoding uncharacterized protein isoform X3 — MKDLKMQLVYNSAVCYLALLAFIVSSADGSGQRYCGEALLEAMAYVCGDRGYFGVTSGIRGRSVSRSPFLTEERANSFLTNERTRKTRRTGRIVTECCDNPCSQRNLESYCNVATTQTTEIPTELTTEGTTTEPAASPRRNSRNIEADGTAAAAGGGSGQGNGRGKGKGRHGKGNRREQDQTVDVTSAETEGNTEPPRPNQQENNEDNPGTPDQSEERPRDRCRGSKKKGKCRNQDRVEEEPTQDRIEEEPTTSREVSSTDGPSRERGSGSGGGRNRGNGKGKGKGSQRREQSEELTVETTTGCASQDGRNCEESNANAGGASRRPGKTGKGKGNGRRDDADISSSERNTGDIEEEGTVPTSGNRPSSRESSQSNGKGGGKKKLSKAEKKRQRKLLRKQEKADRKAERKTGKSKKSKSKNKNRQTKGDRERRTTVRWNSNDERSRRQVPRDSLC, encoded by the exons ATCTAAAGATGCAGCTGGTATATAATAGTGCAGTGTGTTACCTTGCCTTATTGGCATTTATTGTGTCATCCGCCGATGGTTCTGGCCAAAGGTACTGTGGCGAAGCTCTTCTCGAAGCAATGGCATACGTCTGTGGTGATCGAGGGTACTTTGGGGTGACGTCAGGAATACGTGGTAGATCTG TGTCAAGATCTCCATTTTTGACAGAAGAAAGAGCCAACTCTTTTCTCACGAATGAGAGGACGAGAAAGACACGAAGAACAGGTCGGATCGTGACCGAGTGTTGTGACAATCCGTGCAGTCAGAGAAACCTGGAATCGTACTGTAACGTCGCTACCACGCAAACGACAGAGATTCCGACAGAACTTACTACCGAAGGGACTACCACAGAACCCGCGGCATCCCCTAGGAGAAATTCACGAAACATCGAGGCTGATGgtactgctgctgctgctggaGGAGGAAGTGGTCAAGGAAACGGCAGGGGTAAAGGTAAAGGGAGGCATGGCAAGGGAAATAGACGTGAACAAGATCAAACTGTCGATGTTACATCTGCCGAAACCGAAGGAAACACGGAACCACCAAGACCAAACCAACAGGAGAATAATGAGGACAACCCGGGGACTCCCGATCAGAGCGAAGAACGACCAAGAGACCGATGCAGAGGTtcaaagaaaaagggaaaatgtCGTAATCAAGATCGTGTAGAAGAAGAACCTACCCAAGATCGTATAGAAGAAGAACCTACCACGTCACGTGAAGTTTCGAGTACAGATGGGCCATCCAGGGAGAGAGGTAGTGGCAGTGGTGGTGGCAGAAATCGAGGCAATGGTAAAGGCAAAGGGAAAGGAAGCCAGAGGAGAGAACAAAGTGAAGAGCTTACAGTAGAGACGACAACCGGCTGTGCATCTCAAGATGGTCGGAATTGTGAGGAATCTAACGCAAATGCAGGAGGTGCTTCAAGACGACCGGGTAAAACCGGTAAAGGTAAAGGAAATGGGAGACGGGATGATGCAGACATTTCTTCATCGGAACGAAATACCGGTGATATCGAGGAGGAGGGAACAGTACCCACTTCAGGAAACCGACCGTCCTCGCGGGAATCATCCCAAAGTAACGGTAAAGGTGGTGGAAAAAAGAAACTCAGCAAAGCCGAGAAGAAACGACAAAGGAAATTattaagaaaacaagaaaaggcGGATCGAAAAGCAGAACGGAAGACTGGTAAGAGTAAGAAGAGCAAAAGTAAGAACAAAAATAGACAAACGAAGGGAGACCGCGAGAGACGAACGACAGTTCGGTGGAATAGCAATGACGAAAGGTCTAGACGACAGGTTCCTCGAGACTCG ctctgttaa
- the LOC139965959 gene encoding uncharacterized protein isoform X1, producing MKDLKMQLVYNSAVCYLALLAFIVSSADGSGQRYCGEALLEAMAYVCGDRGYFGVTSGIRGRSVSRSPFLTEERANSFLTNERTRKTRRTGRIVTECCDNPCSQRNLESYCNVATTQTTEIPTELTTEGTTTEPAASPRRNSRNIEADGTAAAAGGGSGQGNGRGKGKGRHGKGNRREQDQTVDVTSAETEGNTEPPRPNQQENNEDNPGTPDQSEERPRDRCRGSKKKGKCRNQDRVEEEPTQDRIEEEPTTSREVSSTDGPSRERGSGSGGGRNRGNGKGKGKGSQRREQSEELTVETTTGCASQDGRNCEESNANAGGASRRPGKTGKGKGNGRRDDADISSSERNTGDIEEEGTVPTSGNRPSSRESSQSNGKGGGKKKLSKAEKKRQRKLLRKQEKADRKAERKTGKSKKSKSKNKNRQTKGDRERRTTVRWNSNDERSRRQVPRDSFSSVNGKYNSGHPYRRVYSMDPRRTAAHFRSKPKSVRQIRRRPSSSSPRKVFIKAR from the exons ATCTAAAGATGCAGCTGGTATATAATAGTGCAGTGTGTTACCTTGCCTTATTGGCATTTATTGTGTCATCCGCCGATGGTTCTGGCCAAAGGTACTGTGGCGAAGCTCTTCTCGAAGCAATGGCATACGTCTGTGGTGATCGAGGGTACTTTGGGGTGACGTCAGGAATACGTGGTAGATCTG TGTCAAGATCTCCATTTTTGACAGAAGAAAGAGCCAACTCTTTTCTCACGAATGAGAGGACGAGAAAGACACGAAGAACAGGTCGGATCGTGACCGAGTGTTGTGACAATCCGTGCAGTCAGAGAAACCTGGAATCGTACTGTAACGTCGCTACCACGCAAACGACAGAGATTCCGACAGAACTTACTACCGAAGGGACTACCACAGAACCCGCGGCATCCCCTAGGAGAAATTCACGAAACATCGAGGCTGATGgtactgctgctgctgctggaGGAGGAAGTGGTCAAGGAAACGGCAGGGGTAAAGGTAAAGGGAGGCATGGCAAGGGAAATAGACGTGAACAAGATCAAACTGTCGATGTTACATCTGCCGAAACCGAAGGAAACACGGAACCACCAAGACCAAACCAACAGGAGAATAATGAGGACAACCCGGGGACTCCCGATCAGAGCGAAGAACGACCAAGAGACCGATGCAGAGGTtcaaagaaaaagggaaaatgtCGTAATCAAGATCGTGTAGAAGAAGAACCTACCCAAGATCGTATAGAAGAAGAACCTACCACGTCACGTGAAGTTTCGAGTACAGATGGGCCATCCAGGGAGAGAGGTAGTGGCAGTGGTGGTGGCAGAAATCGAGGCAATGGTAAAGGCAAAGGGAAAGGAAGCCAGAGGAGAGAACAAAGTGAAGAGCTTACAGTAGAGACGACAACCGGCTGTGCATCTCAAGATGGTCGGAATTGTGAGGAATCTAACGCAAATGCAGGAGGTGCTTCAAGACGACCGGGTAAAACCGGTAAAGGTAAAGGAAATGGGAGACGGGATGATGCAGACATTTCTTCATCGGAACGAAATACCGGTGATATCGAGGAGGAGGGAACAGTACCCACTTCAGGAAACCGACCGTCCTCGCGGGAATCATCCCAAAGTAACGGTAAAGGTGGTGGAAAAAAGAAACTCAGCAAAGCCGAGAAGAAACGACAAAGGAAATTattaagaaaacaagaaaaggcGGATCGAAAAGCAGAACGGAAGACTGGTAAGAGTAAGAAGAGCAAAAGTAAGAACAAAAATAGACAAACGAAGGGAGACCGCGAGAGACGAACGACAGTTCGGTGGAATAGCAATGACGAAAGGTCTAGACGACAGGTTCCTCGAGACTCG TTTAGctctgttaatggaaaatacaactCTGGTCATCCATATAGAAGAGTGTACTCCATGGATCCAAGACGAACGGCGGCACATTTTCGAAGCAAACCTAAGTCGGTTCGACAAATAAGAAGACGCCCATCTTCCTCCTCTCCAAGAAAAGTTTTTATTAAAGCAAGGTGA
- the LOC139965959 gene encoding uncharacterized protein isoform X2 codes for MQLVYNSAVCYLALLAFIVSSADGSGQRYCGEALLEAMAYVCGDRGYFGVTSGIRGRSVSRSPFLTEERANSFLTNERTRKTRRTGRIVTECCDNPCSQRNLESYCNVATTQTTEIPTELTTEGTTTEPAASPRRNSRNIEADGTAAAAGGGSGQGNGRGKGKGRHGKGNRREQDQTVDVTSAETEGNTEPPRPNQQENNEDNPGTPDQSEERPRDRCRGSKKKGKCRNQDRVEEEPTQDRIEEEPTTSREVSSTDGPSRERGSGSGGGRNRGNGKGKGKGSQRREQSEELTVETTTGCASQDGRNCEESNANAGGASRRPGKTGKGKGNGRRDDADISSSERNTGDIEEEGTVPTSGNRPSSRESSQSNGKGGGKKKLSKAEKKRQRKLLRKQEKADRKAERKTGKSKKSKSKNKNRQTKGDRERRTTVRWNSNDERSRRQVPRDSFSSVNGKYNSGHPYRRVYSMDPRRTAAHFRSKPKSVRQIRRRPSSSSPRKVFIKAR; via the exons ATGCAGCTGGTATATAATAGTGCAGTGTGTTACCTTGCCTTATTGGCATTTATTGTGTCATCCGCCGATGGTTCTGGCCAAAGGTACTGTGGCGAAGCTCTTCTCGAAGCAATGGCATACGTCTGTGGTGATCGAGGGTACTTTGGGGTGACGTCAGGAATACGTGGTAGATCTG TGTCAAGATCTCCATTTTTGACAGAAGAAAGAGCCAACTCTTTTCTCACGAATGAGAGGACGAGAAAGACACGAAGAACAGGTCGGATCGTGACCGAGTGTTGTGACAATCCGTGCAGTCAGAGAAACCTGGAATCGTACTGTAACGTCGCTACCACGCAAACGACAGAGATTCCGACAGAACTTACTACCGAAGGGACTACCACAGAACCCGCGGCATCCCCTAGGAGAAATTCACGAAACATCGAGGCTGATGgtactgctgctgctgctggaGGAGGAAGTGGTCAAGGAAACGGCAGGGGTAAAGGTAAAGGGAGGCATGGCAAGGGAAATAGACGTGAACAAGATCAAACTGTCGATGTTACATCTGCCGAAACCGAAGGAAACACGGAACCACCAAGACCAAACCAACAGGAGAATAATGAGGACAACCCGGGGACTCCCGATCAGAGCGAAGAACGACCAAGAGACCGATGCAGAGGTtcaaagaaaaagggaaaatgtCGTAATCAAGATCGTGTAGAAGAAGAACCTACCCAAGATCGTATAGAAGAAGAACCTACCACGTCACGTGAAGTTTCGAGTACAGATGGGCCATCCAGGGAGAGAGGTAGTGGCAGTGGTGGTGGCAGAAATCGAGGCAATGGTAAAGGCAAAGGGAAAGGAAGCCAGAGGAGAGAACAAAGTGAAGAGCTTACAGTAGAGACGACAACCGGCTGTGCATCTCAAGATGGTCGGAATTGTGAGGAATCTAACGCAAATGCAGGAGGTGCTTCAAGACGACCGGGTAAAACCGGTAAAGGTAAAGGAAATGGGAGACGGGATGATGCAGACATTTCTTCATCGGAACGAAATACCGGTGATATCGAGGAGGAGGGAACAGTACCCACTTCAGGAAACCGACCGTCCTCGCGGGAATCATCCCAAAGTAACGGTAAAGGTGGTGGAAAAAAGAAACTCAGCAAAGCCGAGAAGAAACGACAAAGGAAATTattaagaaaacaagaaaaggcGGATCGAAAAGCAGAACGGAAGACTGGTAAGAGTAAGAAGAGCAAAAGTAAGAACAAAAATAGACAAACGAAGGGAGACCGCGAGAGACGAACGACAGTTCGGTGGAATAGCAATGACGAAAGGTCTAGACGACAGGTTCCTCGAGACTCG TTTAGctctgttaatggaaaatacaactCTGGTCATCCATATAGAAGAGTGTACTCCATGGATCCAAGACGAACGGCGGCACATTTTCGAAGCAAACCTAAGTCGGTTCGACAAATAAGAAGACGCCCATCTTCCTCCTCTCCAAGAAAAGTTTTTATTAAAGCAAGGTGA